One Phragmites australis chromosome 23, lpPhrAust1.1, whole genome shotgun sequence DNA window includes the following coding sequences:
- the LOC133906574 gene encoding uncharacterized protein LOC133906574, with the protein MDGARRNGAWDIVLVRPDASTARSDRCAKLLLLWWAAIAVAVALYVFAGYFWGSVATAVLLVAGCWFTCYYFKAAPEPPLLRETALRGPVGQAQMVNRGLSQGSTVTF; encoded by the exons ATGGACGGAGCTCGCCGGAACGGCGCGTGGGATATCGTCCTGGTGCGTCCAGACGCGAGCACCGCGCGGTCGGACCGCTGCGCGAAGCTCCTCCTCCTGTGGTGGGCGGCCATTGCCGTGGCCGTCGCGCTGTACGTCTTCGCCGGCTACTTCTGGGGCTCCGTCGCCACCGCCGTGCTCCTCGTCGCCGGGTGCTGGTTCACGTGCTACTACTTCAAGGCGGCGCCGGAGCCGCCACTGCTCCGGGAGACAGCGCTGCGCGGGCCAGTGGGGCAGGCGCAGATGGTCAACCGAGGTCTGAGCCAGGGGTCAACCGTG ACTTTCTAG